The following are encoded together in the Xanthomonas sacchari genome:
- the recC gene encoding exodeoxyribonuclease V subunit gamma translates to MPAPSAPDFRLYPSNALDTLAALLAEELRRPPPGQPLLAPEVVLIPQVAMRRWLQSTLAAVHGVAANLEFLTPGEFVARALERNLGAAADDLDMATMHWRLYAALQGDLGSDAALAPLAGYLADGDALKPWSLAGELSNVFEKYQAWRRDWLLRWESGADPNDPQARLWRRIASGRAYRARRIGQYLDRYARPDGPLPQGLPRRLFAFAVLNISPDVLRVLATQARAGTLHFYLPTPAQGYWGDLQTLWQRRREGGAVDLFSDHVQENPLLQAWGAAGRDFMALIGDYEVVHPLAEIAVYADPLESGRRALADGGLGDSLLRRMQSDLFHRRAPARPAPLAAVDPHDPSLQVHACHTRLRELQVLHDQLRALLDDPRFEPPLQPREIAVLSPDIDPYVPYLDAVFGGHAGDDALPYALADASPLASEPLAEVFLALLGLPIARFGLHEILDLLASAPIAEAAGLDEAGLERLRAWLHAAGARWGLDAAHRQRHQAPADDAYTWRFALDRLLLGHASGAEDDIDGVAPWPQLEGSALAALDTLLRLLRVLDRHQAALAEPMPPAQWREVLLGLLEALLPQSPSAPRQQRALERLRALIDQFARDASRADYTEAVPAEVVRAHFAAVLGESDTRAPLLTGGISFGRMVPMRLLPFRVICLLGMNDGDFPRRDPAAGLNRLTAELGTTRRRHGDRSTREDDRFLFLQLFASAQEVFYLSYLGADARDGSVREPSPLVGELLACAAQYHADPAAAAALVVRHPLQPFAAAAFGATGAEDADPRRFSYRRQWRPAVDSLVGQRQPLAPWIDALPAVADDALPAQLSIDDLRRLLVDPAGQFLRQRLGLRLPDPAQADSDLEPLLAPSRGLDQYGLQQQVFEAVLREDTEALYERLRARALLPSGPLGRRQLDERVRQLRPYAEAFRQWRGGDDAPLAPRLQVDLDGTALHGRLPGWYASGVARVQVGALSGRSAIRHGLEWLLLRAAGERAPYVRFFDHDDSLGPHPMDREPLPAAQAQQALGELLQLYQHGRQAPLAFAPYSSWKYYQAARAGDLDKAIKDAAAQWQASFGWSEADSPELRLVGRGRDPFADAQRFAEFAATSQRVFGLLEQGDAGPALDPERLSESWQRWRGTQEDAE, encoded by the coding sequence ATGCCTGCCCCGTCCGCGCCCGATTTCCGGCTGTATCCGTCCAACGCGCTGGATACCCTGGCCGCCCTGCTCGCCGAAGAACTGCGCCGGCCGCCGCCGGGGCAGCCCTTGCTGGCGCCGGAGGTGGTGCTGATCCCGCAGGTGGCGATGCGGCGTTGGCTGCAATCCACCCTGGCCGCGGTGCACGGGGTGGCGGCGAACCTGGAATTCCTGACCCCCGGCGAATTCGTCGCGCGCGCGCTGGAGCGCAATCTCGGTGCGGCGGCCGATGACCTGGACATGGCGACCATGCACTGGCGCCTGTACGCGGCGCTGCAGGGCGACCTGGGCAGCGACGCGGCGCTGGCGCCGCTGGCCGGCTATCTGGCCGACGGCGATGCGCTCAAGCCGTGGAGCCTGGCCGGCGAGCTGAGCAACGTGTTCGAGAAGTACCAGGCCTGGCGCCGCGACTGGCTGCTGCGCTGGGAAAGTGGCGCCGACCCGAACGATCCACAGGCGCGGCTGTGGCGGCGCATCGCCAGCGGCCGCGCCTATCGCGCGCGGCGCATCGGCCAATACCTGGACCGCTACGCGCGTCCCGATGGCCCATTACCGCAGGGCCTGCCGCGGCGCCTGTTCGCCTTCGCCGTGCTCAACATCTCCCCCGACGTGCTGCGCGTGCTGGCCACGCAGGCGCGCGCCGGCACGCTGCACTTCTACCTGCCGACCCCGGCGCAGGGATACTGGGGCGATCTGCAGACGCTGTGGCAGCGCCGCCGCGAGGGTGGGGCGGTGGACCTGTTCTCCGACCACGTGCAGGAGAACCCGCTGCTGCAGGCCTGGGGCGCGGCCGGGCGCGATTTCATGGCGCTGATCGGCGACTACGAGGTGGTGCATCCGCTGGCCGAGATCGCGGTCTATGCCGATCCGCTGGAGTCGGGCCGGCGCGCGCTGGCCGATGGCGGCCTCGGCGACAGCCTGCTGCGGCGCATGCAGAGCGATCTGTTCCATCGCCGTGCGCCGGCGCGGCCGGCGCCGCTGGCCGCGGTGGATCCGCACGATCCCAGCCTGCAGGTGCACGCCTGCCACACCCGCCTGCGCGAACTGCAGGTGCTGCACGACCAACTGCGTGCGCTGCTGGACGACCCGCGCTTCGAGCCGCCGCTGCAGCCGCGCGAGATCGCGGTGCTGTCGCCGGACATCGACCCCTACGTGCCGTACCTGGACGCGGTGTTCGGCGGCCACGCCGGCGACGACGCCTTGCCCTATGCGCTGGCCGACGCCAGCCCGCTGGCCAGCGAGCCCCTGGCCGAAGTGTTCCTGGCGCTGCTCGGCCTGCCGATCGCGCGCTTCGGCCTGCACGAGATCCTGGATCTGCTCGCCAGCGCGCCGATCGCCGAGGCCGCTGGCCTGGACGAGGCCGGGCTGGAGCGTCTGCGCGCCTGGCTGCACGCCGCCGGCGCGCGCTGGGGCCTGGACGCGGCGCACCGGCAACGCCACCAGGCGCCGGCCGACGACGCCTACACCTGGCGCTTCGCCCTGGACCGCCTGCTGCTCGGCCACGCCAGCGGCGCCGAGGACGACATCGACGGCGTGGCGCCGTGGCCGCAGCTGGAAGGCAGCGCGCTGGCGGCGCTGGACACGCTGCTGCGCCTGCTGCGCGTGCTCGATCGCCACCAGGCCGCGCTGGCCGAGCCGATGCCGCCGGCGCAGTGGCGCGAAGTGCTGCTGGGCCTGCTCGAGGCGCTGCTGCCGCAGAGTCCGTCGGCACCGCGGCAGCAGCGCGCGCTGGAGCGGTTGCGCGCGCTGATCGACCAGTTCGCGCGCGATGCCTCCCGCGCCGACTACACCGAGGCGGTACCGGCCGAGGTGGTGCGTGCGCACTTCGCCGCGGTGCTGGGCGAATCGGACACGCGCGCGCCGCTGCTCACCGGCGGCATCAGCTTCGGCCGCATGGTGCCAATGCGGCTGCTGCCGTTCCGGGTCATCTGCCTGCTGGGCATGAACGATGGCGACTTCCCGCGCCGCGATCCGGCCGCCGGGCTCAACCGCCTCACCGCCGAACTGGGCACCACGCGCCGCCGCCACGGCGACCGCTCGACGCGCGAGGACGATCGCTTCCTGTTCCTGCAGCTGTTCGCCTCGGCGCAGGAGGTGTTCTACCTCAGCTACCTGGGCGCCGACGCGCGCGACGGCAGCGTGCGCGAACCCTCGCCGCTGGTCGGCGAACTGCTGGCCTGTGCCGCCCAGTACCACGCCGACCCGGCCGCGGCCGCGGCACTGGTGGTGCGGCATCCGTTGCAGCCGTTCGCCGCCGCCGCGTTCGGCGCCACCGGTGCCGAGGATGCCGACCCGCGCCGTTTCAGCTACCGACGGCAGTGGCGGCCGGCGGTGGACAGCCTGGTCGGCCAGCGCCAGCCGCTGGCGCCGTGGATCGACGCGCTGCCGGCCGTGGCCGACGACGCGCTGCCGGCGCAACTCTCCATCGACGACCTGCGCCGGCTGCTGGTCGATCCGGCCGGGCAGTTCCTGCGTCAGCGCCTGGGCCTGCGCCTGCCCGATCCGGCGCAGGCTGACAGCGACCTGGAACCGCTGCTGGCGCCCAGCCGCGGGCTCGATCAGTACGGCCTGCAGCAGCAGGTGTTCGAGGCGGTGCTGCGCGAGGACACCGAGGCCCTGTACGAACGCCTGCGCGCCCGCGCGTTGCTGCCGTCCGGGCCGCTGGGCCGGCGCCAGCTCGACGAGCGCGTGCGCCAGTTGCGCCCGTACGCCGAGGCGTTCCGGCAGTGGCGTGGCGGCGACGACGCGCCGCTGGCGCCGCGGCTGCAGGTGGACCTCGACGGCACCGCGCTGCACGGCCGCCTGCCGGGTTGGTATGCGTCTGGCGTGGCGCGCGTGCAGGTGGGCGCCTTGAGCGGGCGCAGCGCGATCCGCCACGGGCTGGAATGGTTGCTGCTGCGCGCCGCCGGAGAACGCGCGCCCTACGTGCGTTTCTTCGACCACGACGACAGCCTCGGCCCGCATCCGATGGACCGCGAGCCGCTGCCCGCCGCCCAGGCGCAGCAAGCGCTGGGCGAACTGCTGCAGCTGTACCAGCATGGCCGGCAGGCGCCGCTGGCGTTCGCGCCGTACAGCAGTTGGAAGTACTACCAGGCCGCGCGCGCCGGCGATCTCGACAAGGCGATCAAGGACGCTGCCGCGCAATGGCAGGCCAGCTTCGGCTGGAGCGAGGCGGACAGCCCCGAACTGCGCCTGGTCGGCCGCGGCCGCGACCCGTTCGCCGATGCGCAGCGCTTCGCCGAGTTCGCCGCCACCAGCCAGCGCGTGTTCGGCCTGCTCGAACAGGGCGACGCCGGCCCCGCACTCGATCCCGAGCGGCTGAGCGAGAGCTGGCAGCGCTGGCGCGGCACCCAGGAAGACGCCGAATGA
- a CDS encoding putative Ig domain-containing protein, with protein MLRLLMALLLMATAQVCLAAGPYCTTPQTATVNQGQSVTFDVSSCDGPNNFGMSDGAQPSHGNYVLTGQLDAAGTERVTYTNNGDGASSDSFYLLDEDNNQIVFNITINPSRTASITVSPSSANEDSGTPFVYTVTLSSTNSSATTVNLTRSGTATSGTDYTGAVTSVVVPANATSASFSVTPVADTTVEPDETVIFQVANGTGYSIGNPSSATATIVNDDYPSASIAVSPASVAEDGSANLVYTVTLSQASPSALSIGFSVGGTATSGTDYAAVNSPLVIAAGQTSGTITVDPTPDTTVEPDETVVISLNAGSGYTVGSPSSATGTILNDDQPALSVNDVSQNEGNSGNTGFTFTVSLSQPAGSGGVSFDIATANGTATAGTDYISSSVNGLTIPAGSSSATFTVQVIGDTLNEPNETFFVNVTNVSGATVADGQGQGTIVNDDAVPALSIGDVSVTEGNSGVTTATFPVTLSAASGQTVTVNYATADGSANAGSDYVARSGTLTFSPGTTTQSVAVTINGDTTVEPDETFTVTLSGASNATIARATATGTILNDDAVVTISPTSLPAATAGTSYSQTLSASGGTAPYGFAITTGTLPVGMLLSSAGVLSGTPSGTGNFNFTVSATDSGASPISGSRAYTLTVASPTLTLPATTLPNGTASQAYSASINQASGGIAPYTYAVTAGALPAGVTVNSASGALSGTPTVTGNFSFTLTATDSTSGTPGQASRSYTLAIVAPTLTVAPSTLPSGTAGAAYSQTLSTSGGTAPYTYALSSGALPAGLSLSSAGVLSGTPTVAGSFTFVVGVTDAGNFGGSHAYTLSIASPTLAITPPTLPAAAINASYSQALSTSGGTAPYSYTLNAGSLPSGMSLSAGGVLSGTPTTAGNFAFTVRVTDANAFTAAQAFTLTVASPTLTLSPPALPAGTAGSAYSQALSATGGTAPYSYSLATGALPAGLSLSAAGVLSGTPTQAGSFVFTATVTDSTAGVPGQASRSYTLSIAAPTLTPGQPTLPAGTAGTAYNQTLSTSGGTAPYSYSVVSGALPTGLSLTTAGVLSGTPSAAGSFAFSIKVSDANGFSATQAYTLTIASAVPAPVAANDTGATLVDTALTLAVTGNDTGSIDSIAIATAPSHGTATVDGVRLVYTPAPGYVGVDSVHYTAVGAGGSSAPAVVTITVNARPIAVSVTVPAVTGQAQTLDVTRDATGGPFVAAAVVAVLPANAGTATITRAAAKAAGVPTAAADDGPGFMLTFVPNPAFSGNATVRFTLSNAYATSEEANIVFVIAPRPDPTQDAQVRGLIDAQAESTRRFAKAQIDNFQRRLEATHRGARGFDNGVSFQATSQCRQRDRTLQSDRNLDAQACDPANRDLRDDAVDGGADTVSAAPRDANAAGDLGLWVGGAIRSGSLDKQSQRAGVDFQTDGLSLGADYRVSSAFALGAGVGFGRDDSDVGRDGSHSKSTAYTLALYASYHPGQTLFFDTLVGYQLLSYDLRRYVTDNGALAEGDRSGHQWIASLSAGADLQRGDWQITPYARVDAARATLDAYSEAAMAPYALRYEDMDVATTTGNLGLRLEWRRQMTWGRLTPQFRLEYQHDFQGRGDAALGYADIIGGTLYRTGQSVYDRNRLMLGVGVVFSTDQGLSTRVEYRGVTDGDSGSDQTWMFNVEKKY; from the coding sequence TGAGTGATGGCGCGCAACCGTCGCACGGCAACTACGTGCTTACCGGCCAGCTCGACGCCGCCGGCACGGAGCGAGTGACCTATACCAACAACGGCGATGGCGCGAGCTCGGACTCGTTCTACCTGCTGGACGAGGACAACAACCAGATCGTCTTCAACATCACCATCAACCCCTCGCGCACCGCCAGCATCACGGTCTCCCCGTCCAGCGCCAACGAGGACAGCGGCACGCCCTTCGTCTACACGGTGACGCTGAGCTCGACCAATAGTTCGGCGACCACGGTGAACCTGACCCGCAGCGGCACGGCCACCAGCGGGACCGACTACACCGGCGCGGTCACCAGCGTCGTGGTGCCGGCCAACGCGACGTCCGCAAGCTTCAGCGTCACCCCGGTCGCCGACACCACGGTGGAGCCGGACGAGACGGTGATCTTCCAGGTGGCCAACGGTACCGGCTACTCGATCGGCAACCCGTCCAGCGCCACCGCCACCATCGTCAACGACGACTATCCCTCGGCGAGCATCGCGGTGTCGCCGGCCAGCGTCGCCGAAGATGGCAGCGCCAACCTCGTCTACACCGTCACCCTGAGCCAGGCGTCGCCGTCGGCGCTGTCGATCGGCTTCAGCGTGGGCGGCACCGCGACCTCGGGGACCGACTACGCCGCGGTCAATTCGCCGCTGGTGATTGCGGCCGGCCAGACCAGCGGCACCATCACCGTCGATCCCACGCCCGACACCACGGTGGAACCGGACGAGACCGTGGTGATCAGCCTCAACGCGGGCAGCGGTTACACCGTCGGTTCGCCGTCCAGCGCCACCGGCACCATCCTCAACGACGACCAGCCGGCGCTGTCGGTCAACGACGTGTCGCAGAACGAAGGCAATTCCGGCAACACCGGGTTCACCTTCACCGTCTCGCTCAGCCAGCCGGCCGGCAGCGGCGGGGTCAGCTTCGACATCGCCACTGCCAACGGCACCGCGACCGCCGGCACCGACTACATCTCCTCCAGCGTGAACGGGCTGACCATTCCGGCGGGCAGCAGCAGTGCCACCTTCACCGTGCAGGTGATCGGCGACACGCTCAACGAGCCGAACGAAACCTTCTTCGTCAACGTCACGAATGTCAGTGGCGCCACCGTCGCCGACGGGCAGGGCCAGGGCACCATCGTCAACGACGATGCGGTGCCGGCGCTCTCGATCGGCGACGTCAGCGTCACCGAAGGCAACAGCGGCGTCACCACGGCCACATTCCCGGTCACCCTCAGCGCCGCCAGCGGCCAGACGGTCACGGTCAACTACGCGACCGCCGACGGCAGCGCCAACGCCGGCAGCGACTATGTCGCCCGCTCCGGCACGCTGACCTTCTCGCCCGGCACCACCACGCAGAGCGTGGCGGTGACCATCAACGGCGATACCACGGTCGAGCCGGATGAAACGTTCACGGTGACGCTGTCCGGCGCCAGCAACGCCACCATCGCCCGCGCCACCGCGACCGGCACGATCCTCAACGACGATGCGGTGGTGACGATCTCGCCGACGTCGCTGCCGGCGGCCACCGCCGGCACCAGCTACAGCCAGACCCTGAGCGCCAGTGGCGGGACCGCGCCGTATGGCTTCGCGATCACCACCGGCACGTTGCCGGTGGGGATGCTGCTGAGTTCCGCCGGCGTGCTGTCCGGCACGCCCAGCGGCACCGGCAATTTCAATTTCACCGTGTCCGCGACCGACAGCGGCGCGTCGCCCATCAGCGGTAGCCGTGCCTACACGTTGACGGTGGCGTCGCCGACCCTGACGCTGCCGGCGACAACACTGCCCAACGGCACCGCCAGCCAGGCCTACAGCGCATCGATCAACCAGGCCAGTGGCGGCATCGCGCCGTACACCTACGCGGTCACTGCCGGTGCCTTGCCGGCGGGCGTGACCGTCAACAGCGCGAGCGGCGCGCTCAGCGGCACGCCCACCGTGACCGGCAATTTCAGCTTCACCCTGACCGCGACCGACAGCACCTCCGGAACCCCTGGCCAGGCGTCGCGCAGCTATACGCTGGCGATCGTCGCGCCGACCTTGACCGTCGCTCCGTCCACGCTGCCGTCCGGAACCGCGGGTGCTGCTTACAGCCAGACGCTGAGCACCAGCGGCGGGACGGCGCCCTACACTTACGCGCTCAGCTCCGGAGCCCTGCCTGCGGGCCTGAGTTTGAGCAGCGCCGGTGTCCTCTCCGGAACCCCGACCGTGGCCGGCAGCTTCACCTTCGTCGTCGGCGTTACCGACGCCGGCAATTTCGGTGGCTCGCACGCCTACACCCTGTCCATCGCCTCGCCGACCCTGGCCATCACCCCGCCGACGTTGCCGGCAGCGGCGATCAACGCCAGCTACAGTCAGGCGCTGAGCACCAGCGGTGGCACTGCGCCGTACAGCTACACGCTCAATGCCGGTAGTTTGCCGAGCGGGATGAGCCTGAGTGCCGGCGGTGTGTTGTCCGGCACGCCGACCACGGCCGGCAATTTCGCGTTCACCGTGCGCGTCACCGACGCCAACGCCTTCACTGCGGCGCAGGCGTTCACCCTGACGGTTGCGTCGCCGACGCTGACGCTGTCGCCGCCGGCACTGCCGGCCGGTACTGCGGGCAGCGCCTACAGCCAGGCACTCAGCGCCACCGGTGGGACCGCGCCCTACAGCTACAGCCTCGCCACCGGTGCATTGCCGGCAGGGTTGAGCCTGAGTGCGGCCGGCGTACTGTCCGGCACCCCGACCCAGGCGGGCAGTTTCGTCTTCACCGCCACGGTCACCGACAGCACCGCCGGCGTCCCCGGCCAGGCCAGCCGCAGCTACACCCTGAGCATCGCCGCACCGACCCTGACTCCGGGTCAGCCGACCTTGCCGGCCGGCACCGCGGGCACTGCCTACAACCAGACCCTGAGCACCAGCGGCGGCACTGCGCCGTACAGCTACAGCGTGGTCAGTGGCGCCTTGCCGACCGGGTTGAGCCTGACCACGGCGGGTGTGCTGTCCGGCACGCCGAGCGCGGCCGGCAGTTTCGCCTTCAGCATCAAGGTGAGCGACGCCAATGGCTTCTCGGCGACGCAGGCCTACACCCTGACCATCGCCTCGGCGGTGCCGGCACCGGTGGCAGCGAACGACACCGGCGCCACCCTCGTGGATACCGCGCTGACCCTGGCGGTCACCGGCAACGACACCGGCAGCATCGACAGCATCGCCATCGCCACGGCGCCCAGCCACGGCACCGCCACGGTCGATGGCGTGCGCCTGGTGTACACGCCGGCGCCGGGCTACGTGGGCGTGGACAGCGTGCACTACACCGCCGTCGGCGCCGGCGGCAGTTCGGCCCCGGCCGTGGTCACCATCACCGTCAACGCCCGCCCCATCGCGGTGTCGGTGACGGTGCCGGCGGTGACCGGGCAGGCGCAGACCCTGGACGTCACCCGCGACGCCACCGGCGGGCCGTTCGTGGCCGCTGCCGTGGTCGCGGTGCTGCCGGCCAACGCCGGTACCGCGACGATCACCCGCGCAGCCGCTAAGGCGGCTGGCGTGCCGACTGCGGCCGCGGACGACGGCCCGGGCTTCATGCTGACCTTCGTGCCGAACCCGGCCTTCTCCGGCAACGCCACGGTGCGCTTCACCCTGTCCAACGCCTATGCGACCTCGGAAGAGGCGAACATCGTGTTCGTGATCGCGCCGCGCCCGGATCCGACCCAGGATGCGCAGGTGCGTGGCCTGATCGACGCGCAGGCCGAGTCGACCCGGCGCTTCGCCAAGGCGCAGATCGACAACTTCCAGCGCCGCCTGGAAGCGACCCACCGTGGTGCGCGCGGCTTCGACAACGGCGTGAGCTTCCAGGCCACCTCGCAGTGCCGCCAGCGCGACCGCACGCTGCAGAGCGACCGCAACCTCGACGCGCAGGCGTGCGACCCGGCCAACCGCGACCTGCGCGACGACGCCGTGGACGGCGGTGCCGACACCGTGTCGGCGGCACCACGCGATGCCAACGCGGCAGGCGACCTCGGCCTGTGGGTGGGCGGTGCGATCCGCTCCGGCAGCCTGGACAAGCAATCGCAGCGCGCCGGCGTGGATTTCCAGACCGATGGCCTGAGCCTGGGCGCCGATTACCGCGTCTCCTCGGCCTTTGCGCTGGGCGCGGGCGTGGGCTTCGGCCGCGACGACAGCGACGTCGGCCGCGACGGCAGCCACAGCAAGTCCACCGCGTACACGCTGGCGCTGTATGCCAGCTATCACCCGGGCCAGACGCTGTTCTTCGACACCCTGGTCGGCTATCAGCTGCTGTCCTACGACCTGCGCCGCTACGTCACCGACAACGGCGCGCTGGCCGAAGGCGATCGCAGCGGCCACCAGTGGATCGCGTCGCTGTCGGCCGGTGCCGACCTGCAGCGCGGCGACTGGCAGATCACCCCGTATGCGCGGGTGGATGCCGCGCGCGCCACGCTCGACGCCTACAGCGAAGCGGCGATGGCGCCGTATGCGCTGCGCTACGAGGACATGGACGTGGCCACCACCACCGGCAACCTCGGCCTGCGCCTGGAATGGCGCCGGCAGATGACTTGGGGCCGGCTGACCCCGCAGTTCCGGCTCGAGTACCAGCACGACTTCCAGGGCCGTGGCGATGCCGCGCTGGGGTATGCCGACATCATCGGCGGCACCCTGTATCGCACCGGGCAGAGCGTGTACGACCGCAACCGGCTGATGCTGGGCGTGGGCGTGGTGTTCAGCACCGACCAGGGCCTGTCCACACGCGTGGAGTACCGCGGCGTGACCGACGGCGACAGCGGCAGCGACCAGACCTGGATGTTCAACGTCGAGAAGAAGTACTGA